The following coding sequences are from one Dromaius novaehollandiae isolate bDroNov1 chromosome 24, bDroNov1.hap1, whole genome shotgun sequence window:
- the NOL9 gene encoding polynucleotide 5'-hydroxyl-kinase NOL9 isoform X1, with protein sequence MPARRGPPPRRPRRAPPRPAAARGGRAEAAWREFAASFVRAGMVPPAEAGLAAVEAAEGAAVLLLAPQQALTFTGKCRLTCLYGAVRVLGFAIASHQPGQQLFSPPTHCALALEALPAEAQPAADLRQLRAAARAAMRAHRVRRQARLKVMARFSPQCAVVLLEHLDTPVTRFLLSHPPLSRLFEPQKKEEPNFTPEDAVLASVGIVKCSPDRGLLVSESMFLALEELIQACCAEDEGVPVIMVCGPKNVGKSTFNRYLINLLLNHLPSVEYLECDIGQTEFTPPGCVSLTNVTEPFLGPPFTHQRMPRKMVYYGQPSCEQDSERYIDVVKYVFNSYKKEVPLVINTMGWVKGEGLLLLTDIIRLLSPSHVVQMDVYDWKAMAPLTPEYVHLAPGLYTKGKQQPKCKQMDASGAENWKPSEGEKDASAPEYKLLYIHPEFPRAGVAGEARVHSSVLRDMAIVGYLGQLQPPDVGSVLPLHSLVPYQVPFSAVALRVIHTDVAPTNIMYAVNASWVGLCRIPDEVRSQTDGPVLLTQTPVCDCLGFGIVRGVEMEKKLYHILTPVPPENLRLVNCLLLGSVAVPNCIFVSQQGIEGEIPYVTSEYNYSILGSGKLKKKKHFKRREHMFPCDFT encoded by the exons AtgcccgcgcggcgcggcccgccgccccgccgcccgcgccgggccccgccgcgccccgccgcggcccgcggggggcgggcggaggCCGCCTGGCGCGAGTTCGCCGCCTCCTTCGTCCGCGCCGGCATGGTgccgccggccgaggcggggctcGCGGCCGTGGAGGCGGCCGAGGGCGCTGCCGTGCTGCTCCTGGCGCCGCAACAG GCGCTGACGTTCACCGGGAAGTGCCGCCTCACCTGCCTCTACGGCGCCGTGCGCGTCCTGGGCTTCGCCATCGCCTCGCACcagcccgggcagcagctctTCTCGCCGCCCACCCACTGCGCCCTCGCCCTGGAGGCGCTGCCCGCCGAGGCGCAGCCCGCCGCCGACCTCCGccagctccgcgccgccgcccgcgccgccatGAGGGCGCACCGCGTCCGCCGCC AGGCGCGGCTGAAGGTGATGGCGCGGTTCTCGCCGCAGTGTGCTGTGGTGCTGCTGGAGCACCTGGACACGCCGGTGACGCGGTTCCTGCTGAGCCACCCGCCGCTCTCCCGCCTCTTCGAGCCGCAG AAGAAGGAAGAGCCCAACTTCACGCCCGAAGACGCGGTTCTGGCGTCCGTTGGCATCGTGAAGTGCAGCCCTGATCGAGGCCTGCTGGTTTCGGAGAGCATGTTCCTGGCCCTGGAGGAGCTGATCCAGGCGTGTTGTG CGGAAGATGAAGGTGTCCCTGTGATTATGGTGTGTGGTCCAAAAAACGTGGGGAAGTCAACGTTTAACAGATACCTAATTAACCTGTTACTGAACCA CCTTCCCTCTGTTGAGTATCTGGAATGTGATATAGGTCAAACTGAATTTACGCCGCCTGGGTGTGTGTCTTTAACTAACGTAACAGAACCATTTCTTG GTCCACCATTCACTCATCAGCGGATGCCACGTAAGATGGTGTATTACGGGCAGCCTAGTTGCGAGCAGGACTCTGAAAGATACATTGATGTAGTGAAGTACGTGTTTAACTCCTACAAGAAGGAAGTGCCTTTAGTCATCAACACCATGGGCTGGGTGAAAG GTGAGGGATTGCTGCTTCTGACCGATATCATTCGGCTGCTGTCACCCAGTCACGTTGTCCAGATGGATGTGTACGACTGGAAAGCTATGGCTCCGCTGACCCCCGAGTACGTTCATCTTGCTCCTGGCCTCTATACTAAAGGCAAGCAGCAACCCAAATGCAAGCAGATGGACGCAAGCGGAGCGGAGAACTGGAAGCCCTCTGAAGGGGAGAAAGACGCATCAGCTCCTGAATATAAATTGCTGTATATTCATCCAGAGTTCCCTCGAGCAGGAGTTGCAGGTGAAGC CCGGGTGCACAGCAGTGTCTTACGTGACATGGCAATAGTGGGTTACCTTGGTCAGCTGCAACCCCCAGACGTAGGATCGGTACTTCCGCTACACAGTCTTGTGCCATATCAG gtACCTTTTAGTGCTGTTGCACTCAGGGTTATTCACACTGACGTCGCTCCTACCAACATCATGTATGCCGTGAATGCCAGCTGGGTTGGGCTCTGCAGGATACCCGACGAAGTCAGGTCCCAAACGGATGGGCCAGTCTTGCTGACGCAGACGCCAGTCTGCGATTGCCTTGGCTTTG GAATTGTCCGAGGGGTTGAGATGGAGAAGAAGCTTTATCACATTCTGACGCCGGTACCTCCAGAGAACCTAAGGCTAGTGAACTGTCTGCTGCTTGGAAGTGTCGCTGTTCCAAATTGTATTTTTGTGAGCCAG CAAGGAATCGAGGGAGAGATACCTTATGTCACATCGGAATATAATTACAGTATCTTGGGATctggaaagctgaaaaagaagaagCATTTCAAGAGGAGGGAGCACATGTTCCCGTGTGATTTCACTTAA
- the NOL9 gene encoding polynucleotide 5'-hydroxyl-kinase NOL9 isoform X2 — protein MPARRGPPPRRPRRAPPRPAAARGGRAEAAWREFAASFVRAGMVPPAEAGLAAVEAAEGAAVLLLAPQQALTFTGKCRLTCLYGAVRVLGFAIASHQPGQQLFSPPTHCALALEALPAEAQPAADLRQLRAAARAAMRAHRVRRQARLKVMARFSPQCAVVLLEHLDTPVTRFLLSHPPLSRLFEPQKKEEPNFTPEDAVLASVGIVKCSPDRGLLVSESMFLALEELIQACCGPPFTHQRMPRKMVYYGQPSCEQDSERYIDVVKYVFNSYKKEVPLVINTMGWVKGEGLLLLTDIIRLLSPSHVVQMDVYDWKAMAPLTPEYVHLAPGLYTKGKQQPKCKQMDASGAENWKPSEGEKDASAPEYKLLYIHPEFPRAGVAGEARVHSSVLRDMAIVGYLGQLQPPDVGSVLPLHSLVPYQVPFSAVALRVIHTDVAPTNIMYAVNASWVGLCRIPDEVRSQTDGPVLLTQTPVCDCLGFGIVRGVEMEKKLYHILTPVPPENLRLVNCLLLGSVAVPNCIFVSQQGIEGEIPYVTSEYNYSILGSGKLKKKKHFKRREHMFPCDFT, from the exons AtgcccgcgcggcgcggcccgccgccccgccgcccgcgccgggccccgccgcgccccgccgcggcccgcggggggcgggcggaggCCGCCTGGCGCGAGTTCGCCGCCTCCTTCGTCCGCGCCGGCATGGTgccgccggccgaggcggggctcGCGGCCGTGGAGGCGGCCGAGGGCGCTGCCGTGCTGCTCCTGGCGCCGCAACAG GCGCTGACGTTCACCGGGAAGTGCCGCCTCACCTGCCTCTACGGCGCCGTGCGCGTCCTGGGCTTCGCCATCGCCTCGCACcagcccgggcagcagctctTCTCGCCGCCCACCCACTGCGCCCTCGCCCTGGAGGCGCTGCCCGCCGAGGCGCAGCCCGCCGCCGACCTCCGccagctccgcgccgccgcccgcgccgccatGAGGGCGCACCGCGTCCGCCGCC AGGCGCGGCTGAAGGTGATGGCGCGGTTCTCGCCGCAGTGTGCTGTGGTGCTGCTGGAGCACCTGGACACGCCGGTGACGCGGTTCCTGCTGAGCCACCCGCCGCTCTCCCGCCTCTTCGAGCCGCAG AAGAAGGAAGAGCCCAACTTCACGCCCGAAGACGCGGTTCTGGCGTCCGTTGGCATCGTGAAGTGCAGCCCTGATCGAGGCCTGCTGGTTTCGGAGAGCATGTTCCTGGCCCTGGAGGAGCTGATCCAGGCGTGTTGTG GTCCACCATTCACTCATCAGCGGATGCCACGTAAGATGGTGTATTACGGGCAGCCTAGTTGCGAGCAGGACTCTGAAAGATACATTGATGTAGTGAAGTACGTGTTTAACTCCTACAAGAAGGAAGTGCCTTTAGTCATCAACACCATGGGCTGGGTGAAAG GTGAGGGATTGCTGCTTCTGACCGATATCATTCGGCTGCTGTCACCCAGTCACGTTGTCCAGATGGATGTGTACGACTGGAAAGCTATGGCTCCGCTGACCCCCGAGTACGTTCATCTTGCTCCTGGCCTCTATACTAAAGGCAAGCAGCAACCCAAATGCAAGCAGATGGACGCAAGCGGAGCGGAGAACTGGAAGCCCTCTGAAGGGGAGAAAGACGCATCAGCTCCTGAATATAAATTGCTGTATATTCATCCAGAGTTCCCTCGAGCAGGAGTTGCAGGTGAAGC CCGGGTGCACAGCAGTGTCTTACGTGACATGGCAATAGTGGGTTACCTTGGTCAGCTGCAACCCCCAGACGTAGGATCGGTACTTCCGCTACACAGTCTTGTGCCATATCAG gtACCTTTTAGTGCTGTTGCACTCAGGGTTATTCACACTGACGTCGCTCCTACCAACATCATGTATGCCGTGAATGCCAGCTGGGTTGGGCTCTGCAGGATACCCGACGAAGTCAGGTCCCAAACGGATGGGCCAGTCTTGCTGACGCAGACGCCAGTCTGCGATTGCCTTGGCTTTG GAATTGTCCGAGGGGTTGAGATGGAGAAGAAGCTTTATCACATTCTGACGCCGGTACCTCCAGAGAACCTAAGGCTAGTGAACTGTCTGCTGCTTGGAAGTGTCGCTGTTCCAAATTGTATTTTTGTGAGCCAG CAAGGAATCGAGGGAGAGATACCTTATGTCACATCGGAATATAATTACAGTATCTTGGGATctggaaagctgaaaaagaagaagCATTTCAAGAGGAGGGAGCACATGTTCCCGTGTGATTTCACTTAA